CGGTGGGGCTCACCGATATCTGGAATATACAGAAAGAACGGTATTTTAGAAAATCTGCAGACTCAGAAAACTATGCAATTTTGCAAATCGGAAATCCTATGATGAATGTCTTTGGCACCTTCAAATCCATTGACGGAGAAAACGGTACTGCTCCCATGATTTTAAATGGCAGAACCATGATTCCCGTTCGGGCAGTTGTGGAAGAAATGGGCGGAAGCGTAGCCTGGGATGGAGAAACCCGGACGGTAACTCTTTCCGGCAAGGGAATTACTCTGGAATTGGTAATCGACAGCACCACTGCTTATGTCAACGGTGTTCCTCAGACGTTGGATGTGGCACCTGTTATTCAAAATAACAGAACCATGTTCCCTGCCCGTTTTATTGCGGAAAGCTTCGGTTATTCTGTTGCGTGGAATGAAATTCCCCGGGCGGTTGTAATCACTGGCACAAATTAGTCTCAGTAATGAAACGATAAAAAAGCATCGGCATTGCCGATGCTTTTTTCGTTATTGTTGTTTGTTTTTCAGAAATTCAATGGTATTTTGCCATAATTTAATTGTATGCTTTGAAATTAAGATGCTAAGCAGGAGAGGTACACTAATTACTGCATATCCGAGTAAGACTGCAATAGCTCCTAAGAAAAAATCCTCGGGATTATACCACCAGTAGTGAAATGCATCCATCACAAGTGAACCAATCCATATGGTTGCGAATAAAGTAAGTGCTCCAAACGAAATCCAAGCGAAAATCTGCCAAAATTTATGGTGTTTTATCACTTTTTTCAGTTGTTCTTGCAATAAATCCACCTTGGAATGTTGGGTAGGCATTTGATATCCACATATAGGGCAAAACGGGGTTTCGCAGTTCGTGCGGCATTTGGGACAAGTCCACATAGCTAAAGGGTCCTTTCAGAATCATTAAATTTTGTATCTTAAGAATAGTATAGCACAAGAAATGCTTCCTGTCAATCGGGATAAATTCGATGGTTCTCATCCATCTTTTACAAGAGCAGAATGATTTCGATGTTTCTTATTTTAGCGATATACTCGCTTACGCTCGTACGATATATTTGCTTCGCAAATTCGATATGTTTTTTGTTTCACGATAAAACTCGCTATGATATAAATCTCGTTGCCGCAAGGCAACATATCGTGCCGTCAGGCATATCGAGTGCGTTAGCACATATCGAAAATCTCGCAAGAGATTTATATCGATGAAAAAAGACTATTCCGAAGAATAGCCTTTTTTCTGGTGGAGGGAGATGGATACTCTGCGCCTCTTGATTTTCCGACCGCTCTTAGCGGTGAGCGAAAAATCTTCGTTGCTCGAGACTTCGCAGTCCAATTGCCGTTGGCACTTGTCTGCTTCGACGAACCAATTCGATGGTTCTCATCCATCTTTTGATAAAAAGAAAAGCACCGACAAACGTCGATGCTTTCTGGTGGAGGGAGATGGATTCGAACCATCGAAGCAAGATGCAACAGATTTACAGTCTGCCCCCTTTGGCCACTCGGGAACCCCTCCATATTCAATTGAAAAAGTGGAGCTGGTGATGGGACTCGAACCCGCAACCTGCTGATTACAAATCAGCTGCTCTGCCAATTGAGCTACACCAGCACAGGCCTGGGAAAAAGTTCAATCATCAATTTCACCTTAACGATTATAACATAGGTGGTCCGGTTTGTCAAGCATTTTTTTTATTTTTTTTTCAAAGTGACATTTTTCCTTGGAAAATCAAGGGTTTAAGAGGGGAAAAATTCGTGCAAACTAAAAGAAGATACTGATTTGGAGAGGATTTTTTATGGCTTACAATAAATTTTTCGTTATGATTTTGGTGTTGGCAGCTGTTTTGTTTTCGACGATAATGGTTGGACTTGGTGCTTGGTGCTCCTACCGTTACATTTCGCCTGCAGAGCGGGTACCGGAAACAGTCACCGATATTGCAGACGCCGGACGGGTAAACGCTTTGCTGCTGACGACCGACGATGCGGGACTTCTTTCCGATACCGTGACGCTTTTGTCTTTTGACCCCCACCGTGAGCGCCTGAACATTCTTTTTATTCCCAAAGATATCCGTGTCCCACGGGACGGCACTTTATATCAGTTTCATACGTTGTATGCTATGGGAGAAGAAGGCAAACGTTACGAGGAGCCTGTTCGTTACGTCAAAGAACTGACGGGGCTTCCCGTCCATTATTATGCAGTGATGCATCCTGACGCACTTCGGACGGTTGTGGATGAGCTGGGCGGGGTCTGGATGGATGTGCCGAAGCGGATGTATTATCGGGATTCCAAGCGGAATCTTACCGTTGATTTATCTCCCGGATATCAACTTTTAGACGGGGAAAAAGCAGAACAGTTTACCCGTTTTCAGGCGGGATACAGCGATGGGGAGTCAGAACGAATCAAGGCCCGGCAGATGCTTGTTACCGAGTTGATTAATCAGAAGGCAAAACCGCGGTATCTTGGGAAAGTACCCCGGTTGTTGCAGGTGCTTTCCAGTCATGTGGAAACAAACTTAAAAGTCGCAGATTTCTCCCTTTTCCTGCAATTTTTCGGAAACTTTTCCGAGATTACTGTTTCCACTTTCCGGATGCCTGTTTTAAAGGAGTTAAAAAACGGAATTTCCTATGTGATTTGTGACGAGGAAAAAACCCGTCAACTAATCCGTCGGGAATTTTTGGGACAAGAGGAGAAAAAACGTTGATTTTTTGGGGAAAAATCCCATAAAATATGGGAAAAACCAACAAAAATTTATTGACATTGGGGAAAAACTGTGCTATACTGAAAATATCATCGGATTTTGGAACATAGGTTCCTGAGGGTGAGAATCACGACCGCTTGATTTTTTGGAAAATTCCATCAAGCCAAGGCCAGACGGACAGCCGGGTCGAACGCCGAAACGCCGAATTTTGAACGCAGAATTCGGTTGGTAGGGATAACCTGCCTTATTGATTGAGTTAGAAGCTCAAATTTTATAAGTTGGTTCCTTTACAACCATGTGCCAAAAACAGCGCACACATCGACTTGTGAAACGGTCAATAAGAGTACGCGG
The genomic region above belongs to Oscillospiraceae bacterium and contains:
- a CDS encoding LytR family transcriptional regulator, giving the protein MAYNKFFVMILVLAAVLFSTIMVGLGAWCSYRYISPAERVPETVTDIADAGRVNALLLTTDDAGLLSDTVTLLSFDPHRERLNILFIPKDIRVPRDGTLYQFHTLYAMGEEGKRYEEPVRYVKELTGLPVHYYAVMHPDALRTVVDELGGVWMDVPKRMYYRDSKRNLTVDLSPGYQLLDGEKAEQFTRFQAGYSDGESERIKARQMLVTELINQKAKPRYLGKVPRLLQVLSSHVETNLKVADFSLFLQFFGNFSEITVSTFRMPVLKELKNGISYVICDEEKTRQLIRREFLGQEEKKR